AGATAATGTCTAGAAATCTTAGTATTTTCTTATAATTGTACTAAATTATAACATAAACATCAGTATAACATTTTATATCTGTCATTTatgctttccttttttttttgacagattccAAAGGGAGTTTACCCAAGGTGTGATTCCAGACTGGATCATCACAAGAATAGAGCACTCAAAACTTCTTGACTAAGTGTGTCTAACTTGAAgaggagagatttttttttttcatgcttttttgttttgtttaatattgCTCAACATGCCAAAACATGTAGGCAAAATTCACTGGGGAAAAAAGAAATAATGCTCCTTTGGCAATAGAAAGATATAAATGTTGACTTCCTGTGTGCTTCCGTATATTGCATCTCACTGATCTCACATTAATAACTTTTACATTAATATGTTTGTAATTTATGGTTGGCTCCTGATTGATCAGGttggtctttaaaaaaaaagttgctggtTTTGTTTTAAACTTTGTATGATGAGTTTTGGGGTCAGGTTGACTGCACATTGCAAAAACTGTACAACTGGACTGTAAAACGATACAAGAAAAACCAGGAGCATTGGCATCTTAACACCGTTAGTGTTGAAGACATAAAGTCTGCTGCCTGGATACTCTGAAAAACAGGTTTATACAGACTGATGAACTGACCAGTAAGTTCTGTAACGGTTTTATCAAGTCTTctatgttatgtaaaatattttaagtgcaaaaaaacaacaacatgaataaattgtgattaaaaatcACATTAGTTGGTTTTCTATGTCACCAAGTTTTATGTTTACATCATATTGAGAGACACATACTGGGGATAAGAAAGTGCACTGCATAATACAAATTCCTGATTTATACCATGTACTACGTTCCCTTGCTTTAAACATAAGATTTCAAGATGACACGAAGGACCATGAATTTCTTCTCTATTTACGCCTTTCAACGTTTTAAATATTGGAGAATTATTCCAcgatagagttgtgacgttcgcgaacgaaccgattcttttgaacggctcataaacatgaacgatgggagccgagtcgcggctggaggggagccgttctttctgtcgttcttttttcctatgcgtatttcacacagatgcacacaaatgagctcctccgcgagacagaacagttatagggggaggggcgcacccagcgcaggccaaccctttatagcgttatgttattagttattagttgtgcatgttcattgcagcccactttgttattgttcattgacttgaaggggctgatgtcctatttgcaaagtttacagtagtaatagtatgtagacatttccattttatttattctaattttatctactttaaatattttttgttttctatcaaaatgttcttgtgtgataacaatgttcttgtgtgaaagtgtttgtagtaaaagctgttttgcacagaaattcattgcagccggctttgtttttgatgtttatttgagtaggtattgtatgaataacataagtcaacgtagctttacacacacacacacacactttgtactaaaggtaaatccaaaatagtgatgtcactgtctaagcagagggatttgtgcaaccctatggaatatagtccacacatgacaaacgaggtaataatcaatatttcagaataattcaaactcagatattggtgtgtgatatctgagttttaattatttgactacaaatctcacctcatttttcctcccagtaattatttccaggataaactgagatgcccccaagctggcttcttaaaactgactaaatatttaaaaagagccaaaagagccgttcttttgaacggctctttgaaaggaacggatcgcgaagatccggatcccctcaaagagccatccCACTGTTCTTTTGCAATCCCTCCCACTATCAATTTTGATTGGCCAAATCCAGAACCTATTCTGCCTCTCCATTGGCTACTCTCCTGTCTGCGTCGTGACGTCTACCCAGgcgctgcgtgacagctccgtaGGAGGTTTTCACACAGGTTTAAACAGACTGTGTGAGTGTACAATGAGGAAAGTGGAGACACGATTGCAATGAAGTTGTTGAAGCTTATCTTATAGAGACATGAGATACGCGTTTTACGGCTTTGCTCTTGGGCTTTTGCTCGTGGGTTTGCGGGATTTATTCTTTGGTTTGGGGGAGATCCGATGCAGCATGACATACATGTTCGAGTACCCAGAATACAGAGTGAGTATCACTGCAAACACAGTCTGTATCACCGTTTGTTTCTTCACACGTTTGGTTTGCAATTAGTAAAATGCACAATTTATTGTAATTAGAGCAACATCACTAGCTCAGAATTCAGTTACACATCATTCTGCATGTTGTTTtggcaacaacaaacaaaacttaTCAGCAACATCAgtcattatataatatttcgaTGATCAAATCCCCTCGCTTCACTAACTCAGGGGTcaaacacataatatatatatatatatatatatatatatatatatatatatatatatatatatatatatatatatatatagggtataTAGCCCTTGTATATGTTAGTAAGAGATTAATGGTACTGGAATTTCCACCtcaaaatatgcatatatttctttctaaaatatttcacaaatatcCTAAAGCAAGTTGTCATTTTGATGATGATGTTAAAAATAGGGTTATTTAAAAACCAATTCATGAACGGTTGAAGAAAATAAGTAAtaccctgtttttatacagtctatggtaaaaCCATGTAGCATAACCTTTAAGAGCGTCTCAAAATAAAGCTCCAACGTTATCTGCCATGCATTTAAACCTGAATGACCTGATCAGGCATTTAAAGTTTTGCTTATTTCAAGAATCCTGTTTCACTACTTGATTAGCATTTCGTCCTGTATTTTCCTCTATGCCTGGATGTTTAGTCTTGTATGTTTGTGTGCTTGCACAGCGCGTGCAGCTCCCGAGTCGTGTCGCGCGCCTGTACCCATCATACGGGCTGTATCTGTATGGAGAGGGCGCATATGCTCAGGAGAGCAGGGGACTCAAGCTCACAGGAGCACCTGTGCTCTTCTTGCCTGGAAACGCGGGCAGTTACAAGCAAGGTGAGagggaactgtttttttttttttcttcagtgtttcAGGCAGCATATCTTATGCATAACTACATTTGTCATTTGAGTAGcttggtttttgtttattttccctTCAAGGTGGTTTAAGACTGTTAGGTGATTTGTTTGCTCAATCAATCTTGATCCGCCTACTGAGTTTCTTCCAGTACTTATGAAATATTCTGGTTGTTCATTACAAATGGAGTAAGACAGAGGTGAGCGCTCACACAGAGATGTTGTtctacaatctctctctctctctctctctctctctctctctctctctctctctctctctctctctctctctctcgcagctCGTTCTCTGGGTTCAGTGGCATTGAGGAAGGCTGAGAATCTGGACAGACGAATCCATATGAACTTGTTCACCATTGACTTCAATGAGGAGTTGGTGGCCTTGTATGGGGGCAGTTTGCGCAGACGGACTCAATTTCTACATGAAAGCATCAAAGCAATCTTGCGGCTTTACAAGGTCAGAGTTCAAGGGGATCCTTTTTCCCTTTTTCATCATTTCTTCCCTTTCCATCCTTTTCTGTTGCTTCGTTTGAATTACAGATCACAAATTACAGTTATCTAGACTGTTTTTCATAACGTACACGCATGGTTCATGAAACTCTTATTTTTAGCTTCAGGCTAAAAATTTGAGGATATTAAACGTTTTAGTCTTTGAGCCAGTTTTAAAAAGCAAATTGTTCTTATATTTCCTGCTTCTCGTAGCAACAAGGGACATTTCTGCGTGTGTTGTATAGTAGTGTTTGATTTTCAGTCGTTTATGATGTAtgatgctagtgttttttttttttaaaccattcacAAAGTTCAGTACGTGTATAAAACCTTTCAGATTGTAAAAGTCATGTAGCGTATTCCAGCTTTTATAGTGACTTAATAATTGAACATAGTTGCTATTAGTAGATCATCTACTGTACATCCAAACCATTGATCTTTTTACTACATTGCCATGACTGCAGGCCCGTCCAGACCCTCCCACAGGTGTGGTATTGGTGGGTCACTCCATGGGTGGAGTGGTGGAAAGAGCTTTGTTCGCCCTGGCACGTTTCAACCCACACCTGGTCAGCCTCATCATCACCCAGGCCTCCCCCCGTCAGGCACCTGTCCTGTCTCTGGACCCTTATATATTGGGTAGGAAGAAAACCTACAGACATACATAAATATGTACACATGATTTGTTTGAGAGTTTTGAaggtacactacagttcaaaggattatttctgttgttgtttattttgaaagagactagttttatttttattcagcaaggacacgttaaattgattaaatgtaaCCGTAAAGACaaatgtaatgttacaaaaaaattccatttcaaataatttcTGAACTTTACATTCTCAAAGAAtccaaaaagtgtttattacagttTCTATAAAAATAAGTAGCACAGCTATTTTTAACACTGTTAATAAGAAATcaacatattacaatgatttttgaagaatcatgtgacactgaagatgagattagtggctgctgaaaatgtagctttaaacTGGAAAACATTTATGGTgaattgtaataatttcacagtattactttttttttttttttactgtatttttactctCATGCATACATGCAGCtatggtaagcataagagacttctttcaaaaacataaattctgctgctatacttttttttaactatagtTTATTCAGAAGGTATAAACTTGTGTAATTCAATATTATACTTTCTCAGACAAAAAGTTTGATTGCTAACATAGTTTTTTGGTGTGCTAACATCTTAATTGTGTGTCTATGGTAGAGTTTTACTCTAGAGTCCGACATCGCGGGGCCACAAGTGCCGAAGACCTTCGGAATGTTCTCTCTGTGGGTGGTGGTCATCTTGACTTCCAGGTGCGCTCTGGTTTGACAGCGCTGTCCTGCCCCAACGATGACCTCAATAAGATGTCAGTAGTGGTAGGTCTACTAGCTATTAAAGTTAcaggttaaaatatttaatatttaagagaatttttgtttttaatgtcctTACATTGTTACATCAGTGTTTTCTGATTTGGTTTAAGGCAACTGCAGTTCCCCGAAGCTGGCTTTCCACAGATCATATTTCCATTGTTTGGTATGTTTTTGCATCCTTACATTGTTTCAACATAATGGAAACAGAAGTTAAACTGATAGCTAGTTATTTTGCTTTTAAGCTGCTTAACTTCATAATGGCTAATTAATTTAGTCCTTTATAATATGAAATCCTTTATACTTGAAGGTGCAAGGAGCTGGTTTTGGCCACAGTCCGGGTGTTGTTCGACCTAATTGAACCTGAAACCGGGCAGGTGAGGCATGTcctaatcagtgttggggagtaactagttacatgtaacggcgttacgtaatttaattacaaaataaatgtaacagtaatcagttacagttactaagaaaaaatgagtaattaaattacagttacttatgaaaattgtaacgattacaaagaggattacatttgaatatttacacacatccacatacagcttatttctttcccaaattgcactaagacatatggcccataatctccgagacgcggaaaacacattcgtagaatcaagtcataaaaatggaattcagcctataacgcgggcgcaatatgccacattttggacgaataaatcaaaattaggtcagtacacttgaatcaaaacccgatatggactgatgtctgtgaatattaagccgcaaaaagactgaatatgaatcctgcacgttctgcgtgtctgtggaaatcaggcgctgactggacatcgggagaaccgggactattcccggtggcctggcagacgatttggccttctactttaatattgttattgtataattgcaggccgaatatactaaagcgattatttcc
The genomic region above belongs to Carassius carassius chromosome 11, fCarCar2.1, whole genome shotgun sequence and contains:
- the LOC132152599 gene encoding GPI inositol-deacylase-like, whose product is MRYAFYGFALGLLLVGLRDLFFGLGEIRCSMTYMFEYPEYRRVQLPSRVARLYPSYGLYLYGEGAYAQESRGLKLTGAPVLFLPGNAGSYKQARSLGSVALRKAENLDRRIHMNLFTIDFNEELVALYGGSLRRRTQFLHESIKAILRLYKARPDPPTGVVLVGHSMGGVVERALFALARFNPHLVSLIITQASPRQAPVLSLDPYILEFYSRVRHRGATSAEDLRNVLSVGGGHLDFQVRSGLTALSCPNDDLNKMSVVATAVPRSWLSTDHISIVWCKELVLATVRVLFDLIEPETGQFTESPQKRMSVLNYHFFRHPVLKPGGAQDDRVTFPAPPEAWKEVNTLRLFYSAPKEAQVKYFLFALSSRRKAYSHFHCRSNNMILDSSGSGPLLASHCTSSHQLCAAHQL